A single window of Thalassomonas viridans DNA harbors:
- a CDS encoding type II toxin-antitoxin system Phd/YefM family antitoxin: MQIKFSQNVIPLSALKANPGKVVSHAKDSHRPVLLTSRGYGVAVIQGLEDYENQQEELAFIKGITQGLMEIKEGETADISDVKKQLGL, from the coding sequence ATGCAGATTAAGTTTTCCCAAAATGTTATTCCGCTTTCTGCTCTTAAAGCCAACCCCGGCAAGGTCGTAAGCCATGCTAAAGATAGTCATAGACCAGTGCTCTTGACCAGCCGCGGGTACGGTGTTGCTGTTATTCAAGGACTTGAGGATTACGAAAACCAGCAGGAAGAGTTAGCTTTTATTAAAGGCATAACCCAAGGCTTAATGGAAATAAAGGAAGGTGAAACAGCAGATATTAGTGATGTGAAAAAACAACTAGGCCTTTAG